A single region of the Dryobates pubescens isolate bDryPub1 chromosome 40, bDryPub1.pri, whole genome shotgun sequence genome encodes:
- the LOC104299624 gene encoding keratin, type II cytoskeletal cochleal, producing MSRQCYTSSSLLGRRGFSSASAVCALGRGNASSASVCQPVGRRCGLGAGFSSRSVCDLGRGQRISFGGSCRAGGGGVVYGGAGRCGLAYGGGGGGGRFGGVGTVVGFGGCGAYGGLGGYRGLGDGVAVGGYGGGVGLGVGGRSEGIRGVSIHPELLKPLCVGVDPEECQVRTHEKEQIKNLNNQFACFIDKVRLLEQQNKVLTTKWELLQQYVLPASRRNLEPVFENFICNLRKQLECVLGERERLENEERCLRDLVQEFKCKYEDEINKRTAAENEFVVLKKDVDCLYLTKEELEVRVGLLRQQLEFLKCIYAEERAQLDCQLCDTSVIVQMDNSRDLDMEGIIKSVECCYEEIAQKSKAEVEAFYQTRLEELHSSRGKFCDDLRNNQSEIAELNRMIQKLQCESDNVKKQIAALQTAICDAEQRGDCALKDARQKLMDLQTALQQAKDKMACLLRDYQELLNVKLALDIEIATYRTLLEGEESRICTGNPVSVAVVSGGGTVGECRSLSGLGGKCSVKTGGAAAGLGVVSSFGVGGAGFSTRSVDCLPRVGAGFGARSAVSCVGREVLTADGGIQCAPAVGALGGVMCAGVEQCSPGAVILPGPGVCGAGSRYSTAVRVVRTTR from the exons ATGAGTCGACAGTGctacacctccagctccttgctgggcaggagaggcttctcctctgcctctgccgtctgtgccctgggcaggggcaacGCCAGCTCGGCCTCCGTCTGCCAGCCGGTGGGCAGGAGGTGCGGGCTCGGGGCCGGCTTCAGCAGCCGCAGCGTCTGCgacctgggcagggggcaaaGGATTTCCTTCGGGGGCAGCTGCCgggcaggcggcggcggcgtcGTCTacggcggggccgggcgctgCGGCCTGGCTtacggaggaggaggaggaggaggtcgCTTCGGCGGCGTGGGCACCGTGGTGGGCTTCGGGGGCTGCGGAGCCTACGGCGGGCTGGGCGGCTACAGAGGGCTCGGGGACGGCGTGGCCGTGGGAGGCTACGGCGGCGGCGTGGGGCTGGGCGTCGGAGGGCGATCCGAAGGCATCCGGGGAGTCAGCATCCACCCGGAGCTCCTCAAGCCTCTCTGCGTCGGGGTGGACCCCGAGGAGTGCCAAGTGAGGACCCACGAGAAGGAGCAGATCAAGAACCTCAACAACCAGTTCGCCTGCTTCATCGACAAG GTgcggctgctggagcagcagaacaaaGTGCTGACCACCaagtgggagctgctgcagcagtatgtgctgcctgcttccagGAGGAACCTGGAGCCTGTGTTTGAGAACTTCATCTGCAACCTGAGGAAGCAGCTGGAgtgtgtgctgggggagagagagaggctggagaatgAGGAGCGTTGCCTCAGGGACCTGGTTCAGGAGTTCAAGTGCAA gtACGAGGATGAGATCAACAAGCGCACGGCTGCGGAGAACGAGTTTGTGGTCCTCAAGAAG GATGTGGACTGCCTCTACCTGaccaaggaggagctggaggtgagggttgggctcctgaggcagcagctggagttcCTGAAGTGCATCTATGCCGAG GAGAGAGCTCAGCTGGACTGCCAGCTGTGTGACACCTCTGTCATCGTGCAAATGGACAACAGCCGCGACCTGGACATGGAAGGCATCATCAAGAGCGTGGAGTGCTGCTACGAGGAGATTGCCCAGAAGAGCAAGGCTGAGGTGGAGGCCTTCTACCAAACCAGA CTGGAggagctccacagcagcaggggcaagtTCTGTGATGACCTGAGGAACAACCAGAGTGAGATAGCTGAGCTCAACAGGATGATCCAGAAGCTGCAGTGCGAGTCAGACAACGTCAAGAAGCAG ATCGCCGCCCTGCAGACGGCCATCTGCGACGCCGAGCAGCGCGGGGACTGCGCCCTGAAGGACGCCCGGCAGAAGCTGATGGACCTGCAGACGGCCCTGCAGCAGGCCAAGGACAAGATGGCCTGCCTGCTCAGGGACTACCAGGAGCTGCTCAACGTCAAGCTGGCCCTGGACATCGAGATTGCCACCTACAGGACCctgctggagggggaggagagcag GATATGCACCGGGAACCCTGTCAGCGTAG CTGTGGtgagcggcggcggcaccgTCGGGGAGTGCCGGTCCCTGTCGGGCCTGGGAGGCAAATGCTCCGTCAAGACCGGAGGGGCTGccgcggggctgggggtggtctCCTCCTTCGGCGTGGGCGGCGCCGGCTTCAGCACCCGCAGCGTGGATTGCCTGCCGCGGGTGGGGGCCGGCTTCGGGGCCAGGAGCGCCGTGAGCTGCGTGGGGAGGGAAGTGCTGACGGCCGACGGGGGGATCCAGTGCGCCCCGGCCGTGGGCGCCTTGGGCGGCGTGATGTGCGCGGGCGTGGAGCAGTGCAGCCCCGGGGCCGTCATCCTCCCCGGGCCGGGGGTGTGCGGCGCCGGCAGCCGCTACAGCACGGCCGTGCGGGTGGTCCGGACGACTCGGTAG